A portion of the Paenibacillus hamazuiensis genome contains these proteins:
- a CDS encoding thioredoxin family protein codes for MKECSPKELSDSLQSAGSFFLFVHTPFCGTCKVTERMLDIILQMKPELAIRKCNINLAPELALRWKIASVPCIVRVERGEPIRRIYRMQSVDGLLAWLTLNDSDSKGVLPNE; via the coding sequence ATGAAAGAATGCAGTCCGAAGGAGCTGTCCGACTCACTGCAGTCGGCCGGCAGCTTCTTCCTGTTCGTGCACACGCCGTTTTGCGGCACATGCAAGGTGACGGAGCGGATGCTGGACATCATTTTGCAAATGAAACCGGAGCTCGCTATTCGAAAATGCAACATCAATCTGGCTCCGGAGCTCGCTTTGCGCTGGAAAATAGCCAGCGTTCCCTGCATCGTACGCGTGGAGCGCGGCGAGCCGATCCGCCGCATATACCGAATGCAGTCGGTGGACGGCTTGCTTGCCTGGCTAACCTTAAACGATTCCGATTCGAAAGGAGTTTTACCGAATGAATGA
- a CDS encoding kinase-associated lipoprotein B: MNDHLQVGSMVLASYKTGEYIGEIVEPPTPAKAAVQILAVVKHPTQGDLHNPMDPDVPFFHQRRALAYKEIALMPLQTIRPYRGEVPDYIDSLRAALAREMQTLARTAEWANRCLQELEQLQKEYKL, from the coding sequence ATGAATGATCATCTGCAGGTTGGAAGTATGGTGCTTGCTTCGTACAAAACCGGCGAATACATCGGAGAGATCGTCGAACCGCCGACACCGGCCAAAGCGGCCGTACAAATACTGGCCGTCGTTAAACATCCGACGCAGGGGGATTTGCACAATCCGATGGACCCGGATGTGCCGTTTTTCCATCAGCGGCGGGCGCTGGCCTATAAGGAGATCGCGCTGATGCCTCTGCAGACGATCCGCCCGTACCGCGGCGAAGTGCCCGACTATATCGACTCGCTACGCGCAGCGCTGGCGAGAGAGATGCAGACGCTCGCACGCACCGCGGAGTGGGCGAACCGCTGCCTGCAGGAGCTGGAGCAGCTGCAGAAGGAATATAAGCTGTAG
- the aroC gene encoding chorismate synthase produces the protein MRMLTAGESHGPQLTAIIEGMPSHIELLAEHIDHELRRRQTGYGRGRRMQIEQDRVQLAGGVRHGRTTGAPIALVVENKDWAHWQGVMSAEPVADADAGKRALTRPRPGHADLNGGLKYDQRDLRNILERSSARETTLRVACGAVGKRLLAAFGIRVAGHVLRIGEVAARPWDGGLDELVRLAEASPVRMADPETSERAMRHIDEVKAAGDSVGGLIEVIAEGLPAGLGSHVQWDRKLDGRIAQAVQSIQAFKAVEFGVGFAAAALRGSQVHDEIMYDGARGFYRASNRAGGFEGGMTTGEPVVVRAVMKPIPTLYKPLASVDIATKQPFAAQIERSDSCAVPAAAVVMENAVAWELACAFLDKFGGDSFVEIERNYRGYLEQTKRF, from the coding sequence ATGAGAATGTTAACCGCCGGAGAATCGCACGGACCGCAGCTGACGGCTATTATCGAGGGGATGCCGAGCCATATTGAACTGCTCGCGGAGCACATCGACCATGAGCTGCGCCGCAGGCAGACGGGCTACGGGCGCGGGCGCCGCATGCAGATCGAGCAGGACCGCGTGCAGCTTGCCGGCGGCGTCCGCCACGGCAGGACGACAGGCGCGCCGATCGCCCTCGTCGTCGAAAACAAAGACTGGGCGCATTGGCAGGGCGTTATGAGCGCAGAGCCTGTAGCGGATGCGGACGCCGGCAAACGCGCGCTTACCCGGCCGCGGCCGGGCCACGCCGATTTAAACGGCGGGCTGAAATATGATCAGCGCGATTTACGCAATATCCTCGAGCGCTCCAGCGCGCGTGAAACGACGCTGCGCGTCGCCTGCGGCGCCGTCGGCAAGCGGCTGCTCGCCGCGTTCGGCATCCGCGTTGCGGGCCATGTGCTGCGGATCGGCGAAGTCGCGGCGCGGCCGTGGGACGGCGGGCTGGACGAGCTCGTCCGTCTGGCGGAAGCTTCCCCCGTCCGCATGGCGGACCCGGAGACGTCGGAGCGCGCGATGCGCCACATCGACGAGGTGAAGGCGGCGGGAGATTCGGTCGGCGGGCTGATCGAAGTGATCGCCGAGGGGCTGCCTGCGGGTCTCGGCTCCCACGTGCAGTGGGACCGCAAATTGGACGGCCGAATTGCTCAGGCCGTCCAGTCGATTCAGGCGTTCAAAGCCGTCGAGTTCGGCGTCGGATTTGCAGCGGCGGCCCTCCGCGGCTCGCAGGTTCATGACGAAATCATGTACGACGGGGCGAGAGGGTTTTACCGCGCCAGCAACCGGGCCGGCGGCTTCGAGGGCGGCATGACGACCGGCGAGCCGGTCGTGGTGCGCGCCGTCATGAAGCCGATTCCGACGCTGTACAAACCGCTGGCGAGCGTCGATATCGCGACGAAACAGCCGTTCGCCGCACAAATTGAGCGCTCGGACAGCTGCGCGGTTCCGGCCGCAGCCGTCGTCATGGAAAATGCCGTTGCCTGGGAGCTCGCGTGCGCGTTCCTGGACAAATTCGGCGGCGATTCGTTCGTGGAAATCGAACGCAATTACCGGGGGTATTTGGAGCAAACGAAGCGGTTTTAA